One Nitrospira sp. DNA window includes the following coding sequences:
- a CDS encoding cytochrome b/b6-like protein: MASQIYAWLDSRLNLKSVQRTLLDEPIPGGASWIYVFGSATLFLFVLQAASGMFLAIYYAPTPDHAYDSVRFIETEITFGWFVRGLHHWGASAMVVAIGLHMLQTFLYGAYKSPREVMWMVGVVLFLIVMTFAFTGYLLPWDQTAYWATQVGINMVGTVPLVGDLFSRVLRGGETLGALTLSRFFAIHVLFLPAILIGGIALHLFILRRVGPAGPWTDDRASLSSETFAPRQVYMDAVVIAGVFLVVATLAFAIPLPLTDRADPSDTSFVPVPEWYFLFYYELLKYVHGPFEPLATWILPLLIVLIMLCWPFIDRNQVRNPIRRPVALGSGLLFLLVVFGLLGISIKNLYAVPRTDPAVARGKAVYARFGCAGCHRIHGEGGAVAPDLSTIGDARPDRAWHLKHFRDPQATSPGSFMPKFPLTDQQLDDLASYMLSLKRAT, from the coding sequence ATGGCGTCACAAATTTATGCCTGGCTCGACAGCCGCCTGAATCTTAAATCGGTTCAGCGCACGTTGCTTGATGAACCGATCCCCGGTGGGGCCAGCTGGATCTACGTCTTCGGCTCCGCGACCCTCTTCCTGTTCGTCTTGCAAGCGGCCAGCGGCATGTTCCTCGCGATCTACTATGCCCCGACGCCGGACCACGCGTACGACAGCGTCCGCTTCATTGAAACCGAGATCACCTTCGGATGGTTCGTGCGGGGGCTCCACCATTGGGGCGCCTCGGCGATGGTGGTGGCGATCGGCCTGCACATGCTCCAGACGTTTCTGTACGGAGCCTACAAATCGCCGCGTGAAGTGATGTGGATGGTGGGCGTGGTGCTGTTCTTGATCGTGATGACCTTCGCCTTCACCGGCTACCTGCTGCCCTGGGATCAAACTGCCTATTGGGCGACGCAGGTCGGGATCAACATGGTCGGGACTGTGCCGCTGGTGGGAGATCTGTTCTCGCGGGTGCTGCGGGGAGGAGAGACGCTCGGTGCGTTGACCCTCTCGCGGTTCTTCGCGATCCATGTCCTGTTCCTCCCGGCGATCCTCATCGGAGGTATTGCGCTGCACCTGTTCATTTTGCGACGCGTCGGTCCGGCCGGTCCCTGGACCGACGACCGGGCCTCCCTCAGCAGTGAAACCTTCGCGCCGCGGCAGGTCTACATGGACGCAGTCGTCATCGCCGGGGTGTTTCTCGTGGTGGCGACATTGGCGTTCGCGATTCCGTTGCCCCTGACGGATAGGGCCGATCCCTCCGATACCAGCTTCGTGCCGGTTCCCGAATGGTACTTTCTCTTCTACTACGAACTGCTCAAGTACGTGCACGGTCCGTTCGAACCACTGGCGACCTGGATCCTGCCGCTCTTGATTGTCCTCATCATGTTGTGCTGGCCCTTCATCGACCGCAACCAGGTACGGAATCCCATCCGGCGGCCGGTCGCTCTGGGCAGCGGCCTGCTGTTTTTGTTGGTCGTATTCGGGCTGTTGGGGATCTCGATCAAGAACCTCTACGCCGTGCCGAGGACCGATCCGGCTGTGGCGCGGGGCAAGGCGGTCTATGCTCGATTCGGCTGTGCCGGCTGCCACCGCATCCATGGCGAAGGCGGAGCCGTGGCGCCCGACCTCTCCACGATCGGAGATGCAAGGCCGGATCGCGCCTGGCACCTCAAGCACTTCCGCGATCCCCAAGCCACATCACCTGGCTCGTTCATGCCGAAATTTCCCCTCACCGACCAACAACTCGACGACTTGGCGAGTTACATGTTGAGTTTGAAACGAGCGACGTAG
- a CDS encoding acetolactate synthase large subunit, producing MKASELLVRCLEHEGVRHVFGVPGEENLDVMDALLDSSIRFVTTRHEQGAAFMADVQGRLTGKAGVCLSTLGPGATNLLTGVADAYLDRAPLVAITGQVSLDRMHKESHQYIDVRSMFRAVTKWNTEIFRPHIIPEAVRKAFKVAETEKPGATHLELPEDVASQELTDAGTFEPLLVQHPVLPEPIPAQVARAVEMIGKARRPVLLAGNGVVRGSAEGAIRQWARRLNIPVVHTFMAKGVMPDSDPLSLYTIGLQMQDATARLLAQSDLVIAAGYDPVEYAPCFWNPDRGKPIVHVDVAPAEVDAHYVVGVGVVGNIARSIEAIGKSLQPCPAEWAGHCRRTIQGAFEEDYAAPRSWPMRPQHLVQELRAALDPDDLVVCDVGAHKLWMARMFPCDRPNTCIISNGFASMGIGLPGAIVGKLLFPDRRVAAVTGDAGFLMNSQELETAVRLNLPIVILIWRDDGYGVIRWKQQVRFHRTSGVEFTNPDFLAYAQSFGAAGYRVEGPSELGPVLKAALACGKPAVIDCPVDYSENLRLSERLKQNSEF from the coding sequence ATGAAGGCATCCGAGTTGCTCGTCCGCTGTCTGGAACATGAAGGGGTCCGGCATGTTTTCGGTGTGCCGGGTGAAGAGAACCTCGATGTGATGGATGCACTGCTCGATTCGTCCATTCGATTCGTGACGACGAGACATGAGCAGGGTGCCGCGTTCATGGCCGATGTGCAGGGACGCCTGACGGGCAAGGCCGGAGTCTGTCTCTCCACGTTAGGCCCGGGGGCGACGAATCTGCTCACGGGCGTGGCGGATGCCTACCTCGACCGTGCTCCGCTCGTGGCGATTACCGGACAGGTTTCACTCGATCGGATGCACAAGGAGTCGCATCAATACATCGATGTCCGATCGATGTTTCGGGCCGTCACGAAATGGAATACGGAGATCTTCAGGCCGCACATCATCCCGGAAGCCGTGCGAAAAGCGTTCAAGGTGGCGGAGACTGAAAAACCCGGCGCGACGCACCTGGAGCTGCCGGAAGATGTGGCCTCTCAGGAGTTGACGGACGCCGGGACGTTCGAACCGTTGTTGGTTCAACATCCGGTCCTGCCCGAACCGATTCCGGCCCAGGTCGCGCGAGCGGTGGAGATGATCGGCAAGGCCAGGCGACCGGTCCTCCTCGCCGGAAACGGAGTCGTGCGAGGCTCGGCGGAAGGGGCGATTCGGCAATGGGCACGGCGGCTCAATATTCCCGTCGTGCATACCTTCATGGCCAAGGGGGTCATGCCGGATTCCGATCCCCTATCTCTCTATACCATCGGCCTGCAGATGCAGGATGCCACGGCGCGTCTGCTCGCCCAAAGCGACCTCGTGATTGCCGCGGGGTATGATCCTGTTGAGTATGCCCCCTGTTTCTGGAATCCCGACCGCGGGAAGCCGATCGTGCACGTCGATGTGGCACCGGCGGAAGTGGACGCGCATTACGTGGTCGGGGTGGGCGTGGTCGGGAATATTGCGCGCTCGATCGAGGCGATAGGAAAGTCCCTGCAGCCCTGTCCGGCGGAGTGGGCCGGACATTGCCGCCGGACGATTCAAGGTGCATTCGAGGAGGACTATGCGGCGCCTCGGAGCTGGCCGATGCGACCGCAACATCTCGTGCAGGAGTTGCGCGCGGCGCTTGATCCGGACGATCTGGTGGTCTGCGACGTCGGCGCCCACAAGCTTTGGATGGCGAGGATGTTCCCCTGCGACCGGCCGAACACCTGCATCATCTCAAACGGCTTTGCGTCGATGGGCATCGGACTGCCGGGAGCCATCGTGGGCAAGCTCCTCTTTCCCGACCGCCGTGTGGCGGCGGTCACGGGCGATGCGGGTTTCCTGATGAATTCCCAGGAGCTTGAAACCGCCGTGCGTCTCAACCTGCCGATCGTGATCCTGATCTGGAGGGACGACGGCTATGGAGTGATTCGTTGGAAACAACAGGTCCGTTTTCACCGCACTTCCGGAGTCGAATTCACGAACCCCGATTTTCTCGCCTATGCCCAGAGCTTCGGCGCCGCGGGGTATCGAGTGGAGGGGCCGTCGGAGTTGGGGCCGGTGCTGAAGGCAGCGTTGGCCTGCGGCAAACCGGCGGTCATCGACTGTCCGGTGGACTATTCCGAGAATCTGCGGCTGTCGGAACGACTGAAACAGAATTCTGAATTCTGA
- a CDS encoding Thioredoxin 2 yields MNEKLHIVCPHCRSINRVPASRVTERPTCGHCHSPLFTGHPIGLTAADFDLHVSRGDIPLVVDFWASWCGPCRMMAPAFEQAAKTLEPQVRLAKVNTEEEQALAARFGIVSIPTLMVFRGGREVARQAGALGVQDIVRWVRAHT; encoded by the coding sequence ATGAACGAGAAGCTCCACATTGTCTGCCCCCATTGCCGAAGTATCAATCGTGTTCCGGCGTCCCGTGTGACGGAGCGGCCGACCTGTGGGCATTGTCACTCACCACTCTTTACCGGGCATCCGATCGGATTGACGGCGGCGGATTTCGACCTTCATGTGTCGCGCGGGGATATCCCGTTGGTCGTGGACTTCTGGGCGTCATGGTGTGGCCCTTGCCGAATGATGGCGCCGGCCTTTGAGCAAGCAGCGAAGACGTTGGAGCCGCAGGTTCGCCTGGCCAAGGTGAACACTGAAGAGGAGCAAGCGCTGGCGGCCCGTTTCGGCATCGTCAGTATCCCGACGCTGATGGTCTTTCGCGGTGGCCGGGAGGTGGCGCGACAGGCGGGGGCCCTGGGTGTGCAGGACATCGTGCGTTGGGTGCGAGCACACACCTGA
- a CDS encoding CzcABC family efflux RND transporter, outer membrane protein, which translates to MRWNPLRRFLTTAVAGLLCIGGLSGPTIAADRVQSPTLDLAGLIQEVLARNPEVQAARKQWEAVGHRIRQAQSLDDPTLSIQLWNVPQTFNVTQAQNSIFGLSQSFPFPGKLALKGEMASRSAEMAEQVLHAKERELVARLKQAYYDLFLTHKAIQIHHEQVELLGQFVEITTAKFRAGKGSQADVLKAQVELSLLFQQLPFLEQRRETAEAMLNTLLDRDSTSPLGIPQEPSQIPLDKTLDDLHRLALNDRPELKAAELAVQRNEQARALAQRQYYPDFNVAFQRFQNFQANDGFGAYVAMSIPFAFWTKPKYDAGVQEAAASVSAARAQRHTLENLTRFQVNDLLARLRATDQVVTLYRTTILPQAEQSLEAARVGYRAGKAGFLDLIETQRAWRGFQLEYFKALVDRQHRLAELEQVVGITLDQQSSRRLQGGAYEPAAP; encoded by the coding sequence ATGAGATGGAATCCACTACGCCGGTTCCTCACGACGGCCGTGGCCGGACTGCTCTGTATCGGTGGGCTCTCAGGCCCTACCATCGCGGCTGATCGCGTCCAGTCACCGACATTAGACTTGGCAGGGCTCATCCAGGAAGTCTTGGCGCGGAATCCCGAAGTTCAGGCGGCACGGAAACAATGGGAAGCCGTGGGGCATCGCATCAGGCAAGCGCAGTCGCTGGATGATCCGACCTTGTCGATCCAATTGTGGAATGTCCCGCAGACCTTCAATGTCACGCAGGCGCAAAACAGCATCTTCGGCCTGTCGCAGAGCTTCCCGTTTCCGGGCAAGCTGGCTCTCAAGGGAGAGATGGCGAGTCGTTCCGCAGAGATGGCCGAGCAGGTCTTGCACGCGAAGGAACGGGAACTGGTCGCCCGCCTGAAGCAGGCGTACTACGATCTGTTCCTCACACACAAGGCGATCCAGATTCATCATGAACAGGTCGAACTGCTGGGACAGTTCGTCGAGATTACGACCGCGAAGTTCCGTGCAGGCAAGGGAAGCCAAGCCGATGTCCTCAAGGCCCAGGTCGAGTTGTCCCTGCTGTTCCAGCAGCTTCCTTTCCTGGAACAGCGTCGCGAGACTGCCGAAGCGATGCTGAATACCCTGCTCGATCGGGATTCCACTTCGCCCTTGGGCATCCCTCAAGAGCCGTCTCAGATCCCGCTCGATAAAACCCTCGACGATCTCCACCGTCTCGCGCTGAACGATAGACCGGAGCTCAAAGCCGCCGAGTTGGCCGTCCAACGGAATGAGCAGGCCCGCGCATTGGCCCAGCGGCAGTACTACCCGGACTTCAATGTGGCGTTTCAGCGCTTCCAGAACTTTCAGGCCAATGACGGATTCGGCGCCTATGTGGCGATGAGCATCCCCTTCGCATTCTGGACCAAGCCGAAGTATGACGCAGGTGTACAGGAGGCCGCGGCGTCGGTCTCTGCCGCACGGGCGCAGCGCCATACCTTAGAAAACCTGACCAGGTTTCAAGTCAACGACCTCCTGGCCAGGCTCCGGGCGACGGATCAGGTAGTCACGTTGTACCGCACCACGATTTTGCCCCAGGCCGAACAGAGCCTGGAGGCGGCGCGCGTCGGGTATCGTGCGGGCAAAGCAGGGTTTCTGGATCTGATTGAAACTCAGCGGGCCTGGCGAGGATTTCAGCTGGAGTATTTCAAGGCGCTTGTGGACCGGCAGCATCGGTTGGCGGAACTCGAGCAGGTCGTAGGCATCACTCTCGATCAGCAGAGCTCACGTCGTCTCCAAGGAGGAGCATATGAACCAGCAGCTCCATAA
- a CDS encoding Transcriptional regulator, LuxR family — protein MDRSIIAMLARTADGAMLADEQGQVVFWNKAAERLLGLRAGDVLGRPCHEVMRGATASGHSFCSPSCNIAHQLGCGSSVRHFDIRTCTKRGKVIWLNVSSLPVPSRRPNRFRFVHLFRDISKQAKARSLVDELHSVLSSVENLTAAGPEIPSTPHPAPDALPEIPSGLPLSARECDILRRLGSGNSTKAIAEGLCISPATVRNHIQHILDKLGVHSRLEALAVAFHRHAPSP, from the coding sequence ATGGACCGTTCCATCATCGCCATGTTGGCCAGGACCGCCGACGGAGCCATGCTGGCGGATGAGCAGGGACAGGTGGTCTTCTGGAACAAGGCTGCGGAGCGATTGTTGGGTTTGAGGGCCGGCGATGTGCTCGGTCGTCCCTGTCACGAGGTCATGCGAGGAGCCACGGCGAGCGGCCATTCGTTCTGCTCGCCCTCGTGCAACATTGCGCACCAGCTCGGCTGCGGCAGCTCGGTACGGCACTTCGACATCCGGACCTGCACCAAGCGCGGGAAGGTCATTTGGCTGAACGTAAGTTCTCTGCCGGTCCCATCCAGAAGGCCGAACCGGTTTCGGTTCGTCCATCTCTTCCGGGACATCTCGAAGCAGGCCAAGGCCCGCTCGTTGGTCGATGAATTGCACAGCGTCCTCTCGTCGGTGGAGAACCTTACCGCTGCCGGTCCGGAGATCCCTTCTACTCCTCACCCCGCTCCCGATGCGCTCCCTGAGATCCCGTCCGGCTTGCCCCTGAGCGCGCGTGAATGCGACATATTGCGGCGCCTTGGTTCAGGCAACAGCACGAAAGCGATTGCCGAGGGCCTGTGCATCAGTCCGGCTACGGTTCGCAACCACATCCAACACATTCTGGATAAGCTGGGGGTGCACAGCCGTCTCGAGGCCCTCGCAGTCGCGTTCCATCGTCACGCGCCTTCACCATGA
- a CDS encoding OsmC family protein encodes MKLSVAYQGGTRYDIVTDRHRVVTDQPVDEGGADAGMSPVELFVGSVASCVGYFVGLFCARHDISREGLKVEAEWTMAEGPHRVGQILLSIRLPHRITPEQKERLMKVAHGCTVHQSIAVPAKVVIDLNPHGHTVTQL; translated from the coding sequence ATGAAACTCAGCGTGGCCTACCAGGGGGGAACGCGGTATGACATCGTCACCGACCGGCATCGAGTGGTCACGGACCAGCCGGTGGACGAGGGTGGAGCCGATGCGGGCATGAGCCCTGTGGAATTGTTCGTGGGGTCGGTCGCGAGTTGCGTGGGGTATTTTGTGGGGCTGTTTTGCGCCAGACACGACATCTCGCGCGAAGGGTTGAAGGTGGAGGCGGAGTGGACGATGGCCGAAGGGCCCCATCGTGTGGGTCAGATCCTGCTCTCGATTCGTTTGCCCCATCGCATCACGCCGGAGCAGAAGGAACGACTGATGAAAGTGGCGCATGGCTGCACGGTCCATCAATCGATCGCCGTGCCCGCAAAAGTCGTCATCGATTTGAATCCGCATGGTCACACCGTGACTCAACTCTAG
- a CDS encoding Rieske [2Fe-2S] iron-sulfur protein, with translation MSRQEQFEQQPTGGFSTPVGSRRTFFHWVTAAAAAFVGIGLAVPLIGSLISPAFVRRRRDWVDVGAVDELSPGHPTQLDHVTTIRDGWMETKAQKAVWAVKQPQDDVKVFSPICTHLGCGYRWDDAEKKFLCPCHGSSYDVDGRVLGGPAPRPLDLLPAKVENGRLLVLYKEFKSGLPQSVER, from the coding sequence GTGAGCCGGCAGGAACAGTTTGAGCAGCAACCGACAGGCGGGTTCTCGACTCCGGTGGGGTCGCGCAGGACCTTTTTCCATTGGGTCACTGCCGCGGCGGCAGCGTTCGTCGGGATCGGGCTCGCCGTTCCCTTGATCGGTTCGCTGATTTCACCTGCCTTCGTCCGTCGCCGCCGCGATTGGGTGGATGTCGGTGCCGTGGACGAGTTGTCCCCGGGGCACCCCACACAACTGGACCATGTGACGACCATTCGCGACGGGTGGATGGAAACCAAAGCGCAAAAGGCGGTCTGGGCGGTCAAGCAACCGCAGGACGACGTGAAGGTCTTTTCTCCAATCTGCACGCATCTCGGTTGCGGATATCGCTGGGACGACGCAGAGAAGAAATTTCTCTGCCCCTGTCACGGCAGTTCTTACGACGTAGATGGCCGGGTATTGGGCGGCCCTGCTCCGCGCCCGCTCGACCTGCTTCCCGCCAAGGTGGAAAACGGACGGCTCCTCGTCCTGTACAAGGAGTTCAAGTCGGGGCTGCCGCAGAGTGTGGAACGATAA
- a CDS encoding OsmC/Ohr family protein: MEVRSKVYTYRTAVKWTEQKKGVITCDGKPQIQVATPPEFKGHEGIWSPEDLYVAAANICLMTTFLAFAERAGLAFTAFQSEAEGRLELVEGKFQITTITLRPHLTLAAGGDQGKAKELIEKAEANCLISNSMKTRMVLEPTITQ, encoded by the coding sequence ATGGAAGTTCGCAGCAAGGTCTATACGTATCGCACGGCGGTGAAGTGGACCGAACAGAAAAAGGGCGTCATCACCTGCGACGGCAAGCCGCAGATTCAGGTCGCCACTCCTCCGGAGTTCAAGGGGCATGAGGGGATCTGGTCGCCCGAAGATTTGTATGTGGCGGCGGCCAACATCTGTTTGATGACGACATTCCTTGCGTTCGCCGAACGGGCCGGCTTGGCCTTCACCGCCTTTCAGAGCGAGGCGGAAGGTCGTCTCGAACTCGTGGAGGGGAAGTTTCAAATCACGACGATTACGTTACGGCCCCATCTCACGCTTGCAGCAGGGGGCGACCAGGGAAAAGCCAAGGAATTGATCGAGAAGGCCGAAGCCAATTGTCTGATCTCCAATTCGATGAAGACCCGTATGGTGCTCGAACCGACCATCACTCAATAG
- a CDS encoding Cytochrome c, class I, producing the protein MGRRQVMVLGGVLLVGLVVGLFPRLLFGNDQSRAKELVQQTCAGCHRLEGAPSSRLEKKAPDLIGAGSKFKQEWLVGWLAGKEQSLYAKSYRWDQSQTPQPHMTLPQSDAEAIAKYLAADFVDPKVKAGAIDMATFSKQEAAFGEKIFKEHACIGCHQVREGDRVVGGPQSTSLAEAGKRLKADWIYRFNSNPPDYVPHSGEFVGDVSELGLRYVTGYIATRGWEDFPYYEPWKSEPFGHASLDRGQVIYKEYCAQCHGATGKGDGPAASGLEPKPAIHANIPFEKVPTDYLYNVISYGGRAVGKSPAMPYWGLTIGQQGVADVMAYLKATFKGVPDVPAASSEGGNATCVQPRKTAKAPQEFLAKTNPLPNSDATIHAGKTLFLQTAQPVACAMCHGDKGNGQGFMGAALLPPPRNFTCGAMMKDIPDGQLFWIIKNGSPGTGMMSFAGLPDDHVWQVIRYIRSLAK; encoded by the coding sequence ATGGGGAGACGACAGGTCATGGTGCTCGGCGGGGTGCTGTTGGTGGGGCTGGTCGTTGGGTTATTCCCCCGGCTTTTGTTCGGCAACGACCAGAGTCGGGCGAAGGAGTTGGTGCAGCAGACCTGCGCCGGCTGCCATCGTTTGGAAGGGGCTCCATCCTCCCGCCTGGAAAAGAAGGCGCCGGACTTGATCGGCGCCGGCAGCAAATTCAAACAGGAGTGGCTGGTCGGCTGGCTGGCCGGTAAAGAGCAATCGCTCTACGCAAAGAGTTACCGGTGGGACCAGTCTCAAACTCCCCAACCCCACATGACCCTGCCTCAGTCCGATGCGGAAGCGATCGCCAAGTACCTTGCAGCCGATTTCGTTGACCCGAAGGTCAAGGCGGGCGCGATCGATATGGCGACCTTCAGCAAGCAGGAGGCGGCGTTCGGTGAGAAAATCTTCAAGGAGCATGCCTGCATCGGTTGTCATCAAGTCCGCGAGGGCGACCGGGTCGTCGGTGGTCCGCAAAGCACGTCCCTGGCAGAGGCAGGGAAGCGGCTCAAGGCCGATTGGATCTATCGGTTCAACTCCAATCCGCCGGACTATGTCCCGCACAGCGGAGAGTTCGTGGGTGATGTGAGCGAATTGGGCCTGCGCTATGTGACGGGATACATCGCGACCAGAGGGTGGGAGGATTTTCCTTACTACGAGCCTTGGAAGAGCGAACCGTTCGGACATGCGAGTCTGGATCGCGGTCAGGTGATTTACAAGGAGTATTGCGCCCAGTGCCATGGAGCGACCGGCAAGGGGGATGGCCCCGCCGCATCGGGGTTGGAGCCGAAGCCGGCCATCCACGCCAACATTCCCTTCGAGAAGGTGCCGACCGACTATCTCTATAACGTGATCTCTTACGGCGGTCGGGCGGTGGGAAAATCGCCCGCCATGCCCTATTGGGGCCTCACCATCGGACAACAGGGAGTCGCGGATGTGATGGCCTATTTGAAGGCGACGTTCAAAGGGGTGCCGGATGTGCCCGCGGCGTCGAGCGAAGGCGGAAATGCAACCTGCGTGCAACCTCGCAAGACCGCGAAGGCGCCGCAGGAGTTCCTGGCGAAGACCAATCCGTTGCCCAATTCGGATGCGACGATCCACGCAGGGAAAACGCTGTTCCTGCAGACGGCCCAACCGGTGGCCTGCGCGATGTGTCATGGCGACAAGGGTAACGGGCAAGGGTTCATGGGTGCGGCGTTGCTTCCGCCGCCCCGCAACTTCACTTGCGGCGCGATGATGAAGGACATTCCGGACGGACAGCTGTTCTGGATCATCAAGAACGGCTCTCCCGGCACAGGCATGATGTCGTTCGCCGGGCTGCCGGACGATCACGTGTGGCAGGTGATTCGCTACATTCGTTCACTAGCCAAGTAG
- a CDS encoding Cytochrome c family protein translates to MAHSLRRLRTMRKRVLVVILVTCLIGGCVGSQEPRSDRQPVAGETQPAALDAVFNHPSPDSIPGDQRGEQIRLGYQLVTHTREFAAPYVGNALTCANCHLDAGLDPNSAPFVGLSRMYPEESRRAGRVVTLADRINECFERSLNGKAIPHDSHKLQAIVAYIDWLSKDVPEGTRMAWRGIPRIRSTRPPDVLNGTKVFKTRCAFCHGSDGQGTITAPPLWGDRSYNRGADMARLSVAASFIQANMPRTRGWALSDNEAYDVAAYVNSQPRPDFPGKVGDWPRGDKPADVSY, encoded by the coding sequence ATGGCACATAGCTTGCGTCGTTTGAGAACCATGCGAAAGCGAGTTCTTGTCGTCATACTGGTCACCTGCCTCATTGGAGGCTGTGTCGGTTCTCAGGAGCCGCGAAGCGACAGGCAACCTGTCGCAGGCGAGACGCAGCCGGCAGCTCTTGACGCGGTCTTCAACCACCCCTCTCCTGATTCCATCCCTGGGGACCAGCGCGGCGAGCAGATTCGGTTGGGCTATCAGCTGGTCACCCATACCCGGGAGTTCGCCGCGCCCTATGTGGGCAATGCACTCACCTGTGCCAATTGCCACTTGGACGCGGGACTCGATCCGAATTCGGCTCCCTTCGTCGGACTCTCGCGCATGTATCCAGAAGAGAGCAGGCGCGCCGGGCGAGTCGTAACCCTGGCAGACCGCATCAACGAGTGTTTTGAGCGCAGCTTGAACGGCAAGGCGATCCCTCACGACAGTCACAAGCTCCAGGCAATCGTGGCATACATCGATTGGCTCTCGAAGGATGTCCCGGAAGGGACTCGCATGGCCTGGCGCGGTATCCCCCGCATTCGCTCGACCAGGCCGCCGGATGTGTTGAACGGAACGAAGGTCTTCAAGACCCGCTGCGCCTTCTGCCATGGCAGCGATGGACAGGGCACCATCACCGCGCCTCCTCTGTGGGGAGATCGCTCATACAATCGGGGCGCCGACATGGCTCGGCTGTCCGTGGCGGCCTCGTTTATCCAGGCCAACATGCCGCGGACGCGAGGGTGGGCGCTGTCCGATAATGAAGCCTACGATGTCGCCGCCTATGTCAATTCCCAACCGCGCCCGGACTTTCCCGGCAAGGTCGGCGACTGGCCGAGAGGCGACAAACCGGCGGATGTATCCTATTGA
- a CDS encoding putative membrane protein has protein sequence MTCNVGGIERPIRIVLGILLIGIGAFAGLPPIGTGIALVIGTIALVTGAIGFCPAWSLFGINTCPVGSGKKP, from the coding sequence ATGACATGCAACGTAGGTGGAATCGAGCGGCCGATCCGGATCGTGCTCGGCATTCTATTGATCGGAATCGGCGCATTTGCGGGACTTCCACCGATCGGAACGGGGATCGCGCTGGTTATCGGAACCATCGCTCTGGTCACCGGTGCCATTGGGTTCTGCCCGGCCTGGAGTCTGTTCGGCATCAATACCTGTCCCGTCGGTTCCGGGAAGAAACCCTAG
- a CDS encoding Oxidoreductase, molybdopterin-binding, translated as MIVSRRTLLRTLLQGLGVGLLASSGPVTSQAAQGEASGQASGPLIARVTRPFDAETPVREFTSWLTPNERFFVRSHFGPPGTETVQADSWRLTVKGLVKGGLSLSLQDLRRLEEVTLTAVLQCSGNGRAHHRPKVPGVQWERGAVGNAQWTGVRLRDVLQLAGLKPQGLHVEFQGADRPALATVPLFTRSIPLAKALHPDTLLAYEMNGRPLPLLHGAPLRVITPGWMAESCIKWLTEITVRAEESPGYYMQQAYRMPDTSIQLGSGLPGTAMVPVERMLVKSLIAAPAEGDTVRMGPVTVQGVAWAGEAPVVVVEVSCDDGRTWEQARLIGEEQPYAWRQWQFLWQARKAGPSAILCRATDAHGEQQPATSAWNPGGFLWNGWDRLSVTVAA; from the coding sequence ATGATCGTTTCCCGCCGAACATTGTTGAGGACCTTGTTGCAGGGACTCGGGGTCGGCTTGCTGGCGAGCAGCGGGCCTGTGACCTCTCAAGCCGCCCAAGGCGAAGCGAGCGGTCAGGCGTCCGGCCCGCTCATCGCTCGGGTCACGAGACCCTTCGATGCGGAAACACCGGTGCGTGAGTTCACATCCTGGCTGACACCGAACGAACGGTTTTTCGTCCGCAGCCACTTCGGTCCGCCCGGCACCGAAACGGTACAGGCCGACAGCTGGCGGTTGACCGTAAAGGGATTGGTCAAGGGAGGACTGAGCCTGAGCCTTCAAGACCTCCGGCGATTGGAAGAGGTCACGCTCACGGCGGTTTTGCAATGCAGCGGCAACGGCCGCGCGCATCATCGTCCAAAGGTGCCCGGCGTTCAATGGGAGCGTGGGGCGGTCGGCAATGCGCAATGGACGGGGGTGCGGTTGCGCGATGTGTTGCAACTGGCCGGTTTGAAACCGCAGGGGCTCCATGTGGAGTTTCAAGGGGCGGATCGTCCCGCGCTTGCGACAGTGCCCCTGTTCACGCGCAGCATTCCCCTCGCCAAGGCGCTCCATCCCGACACCCTCTTGGCCTATGAAATGAACGGGCGACCCTTGCCCCTGCTGCACGGAGCACCGCTGCGCGTCATCACGCCGGGATGGATGGCGGAGTCCTGCATAAAGTGGCTGACCGAGATCACGGTGCGGGCGGAAGAGTCTCCCGGTTACTACATGCAGCAGGCCTATCGCATGCCGGACACCTCGATTCAATTGGGTTCCGGCTTGCCCGGCACGGCGATGGTTCCTGTGGAACGGATGCTCGTCAAGTCGCTGATTGCAGCCCCGGCCGAGGGGGATACGGTGAGGATGGGACCGGTGACGGTTCAAGGGGTCGCCTGGGCCGGAGAGGCGCCGGTGGTGGTGGTCGAGGTGTCTTGCGACGACGGGCGCACGTGGGAGCAGGCTCGCCTCATCGGTGAAGAACAACCCTATGCCTGGCGGCAGTGGCAGTTCCTGTGGCAGGCGCGGAAGGCAGGGCCGTCCGCCATACTCTGCCGCGCCACGGATGCACATGGGGAGCAGCAACCGGCGACGAGTGCATGGAATCCCGGCGGGTTTCTGTGGAACGGGTGGGATCGTCTTTCCGTGACGGTGGCGGCATGA